The Petropleomorpha daqingensis genome includes a window with the following:
- a CDS encoding acyl-CoA dehydrogenase family protein, whose protein sequence is MNFDLDQDQRDAAAGAKEFFTEQASPGAARQALEGAGPVRPGRKALADIGFLGITVPESAGGGGGSLLDLAVVAEQGGAVLAGPSLVTAARAAVLLADQPELAAQLADGSAAFAVVDGSPDGSAPSIDAADATTFLALDGTALVVGEGEATPGKPMDATRGLANVRLTSRRVLVEDAGELWARARLAGAVVLAAEDLGAADRAVALGVAYAKEREAFGRPIGSYQAVKHMLVDAWAGVEQLRSLVWWAAWAADAAPEEFPLAAAAAKATAASALERAAETLIQVHGGIGFTWEHDAHLFWRRAKVDRFLLGDEAEHLDAVARLAVAGALG, encoded by the coding sequence GTGAACTTCGACCTCGACCAGGACCAGCGCGACGCCGCGGCGGGCGCGAAGGAGTTCTTCACCGAGCAGGCCTCGCCCGGCGCGGCCCGGCAGGCGCTGGAGGGCGCGGGACCGGTGCGCCCGGGCCGCAAGGCGCTGGCCGACATCGGCTTCCTCGGCATCACGGTGCCGGAGTCCGCCGGCGGGGGAGGGGGCTCGCTGCTCGACCTCGCCGTCGTCGCCGAGCAGGGCGGCGCGGTGCTCGCCGGCCCGTCGCTGGTCACCGCCGCCCGCGCCGCGGTGCTGCTGGCCGACCAGCCGGAGCTGGCCGCGCAGCTCGCCGACGGCTCGGCGGCGTTCGCGGTCGTCGACGGCTCCCCGGACGGCTCGGCGCCCTCGATCGACGCCGCCGACGCCACGACGTTCCTCGCCCTCGACGGGACGGCGCTGGTCGTCGGCGAGGGCGAGGCCACGCCCGGGAAGCCCATGGACGCGACCCGCGGCCTGGCGAACGTCCGGCTGACCTCGCGGCGGGTGCTGGTCGAGGACGCCGGCGAGCTGTGGGCCCGCGCGCGGCTGGCCGGCGCCGTCGTCCTGGCCGCGGAGGACCTCGGCGCGGCCGACCGCGCGGTCGCCCTCGGCGTCGCCTACGCCAAGGAGCGGGAGGCGTTCGGCCGCCCTATCGGCTCCTACCAGGCGGTCAAGCACATGCTCGTCGACGCCTGGGCGGGCGTGGAGCAGCTGCGCTCGCTCGTGTGGTGGGCGGCGTGGGCCGCCGACGCCGCACCCGAGGAGTTCCCGCTGGCCGCGGCCGCCGCGAAGGCGACCGCAGCGAGCGCGCTGGAGCGGGCGGCCGAGACGCTGATCCAGGTGCACGGCGGCATCGGCTTCACCTGGGAGCACGACGCGCACCTGTTCTGGCGGCGGGCGAAGGTCGACCGGTTCCTGCTCGGCGACGAGGCCGAGCACCTCGACGCGGTCGCGCGGCTGGCCGTCGCCGGGGCGCTCGGGTGA